The following are encoded in a window of Manihot esculenta cultivar AM560-2 chromosome 8, M.esculenta_v8, whole genome shotgun sequence genomic DNA:
- the LOC110621467 gene encoding E3 ubiquitin-protein ligase WAV3 produces the protein MSFNDDEQLLAPPDSGPKPTPIIQGRAQVVSKNKSTVPLEETKLRVLLEITGGDSSNDRPGLDLVAVLDVSGSMAGEKLAKVKTAMLFVIKKLSPIDRLSVVTFAEDARRLCPLRQITEDSQKFLENLVNGLNADGATNITAGLQTGLKIINDRNLSGGRSVGIMLMSDGEQNRGGDAAQVPVGKVPVHTFGFGVNHDPRVLKAIADNSIEGTFSDVQNTDNLSIAFSQCLAGLLTRVVEDLKLTVTPHEDESTIEQVIAGSYPQSKDDADGSVTVTFGGLYAKEVRKVMVDLLLPAVSKERGADVLDITLSYSFQGRPFYAPPVTLNVSRTRASADERERPEVRNEETRLLTAKMIKEARVMADGNKLDDARDKLVEAQNSLEDVDDESSPLIEMLRSELQQLLKLMKSQEIYEKQGRPFALSSETSHNRQRFAARGDIESLRLFATPRMDKYLEQAKSFDEDPSKPLPSVDEDVKEEIAANPLGPIAGALSFYIQSAIQSLQAIEKIINRGL, from the exons ATGAGCTTCAACGATGATGAGCAGCTTCTTGCTCCTCCAGACTCAG GGCCAAAACCAACTCCAATCATACAGGGAAGAGCACAGGTGGTAAGCAAAAATAAGAGTACGGTACCACTTGAAGAAACCAAACTCCGGGTATTGCTGGAGATCACCGGAGGAGATTCCAGCAATGACAGACCCGGATTGGATCTCGTGGCGGTATTAGATGTCAGCGGAAGCATGGCTGGAGAAAAGTTAGCAAAAGTGAAAACTGCTATGTTATTTGTAATCAAGAAACTTAGCCCTATCGATCGTTTGTCGGTTGTTACATTCGCTGAGGATGCCAGAAGGTTGTGCCCATTGCGTCAGATTACTGAAGAttctcaaaaatttcttgaaaaTCTAGTCAATGGGTTAAATGCCGATGGTGCAACCAACATCACTGCTGGTCTTCAAACTGgcttgaaaattattaatgaccgTAATCTTAGTGGCGGGCGTTCTGTTGGAATAATGCTTATGTCCGATGGTGAACAGAACCGAGGTGGTGACGCTGCCCAGGTTCCGGTGGGCAAGGTGCCTGTACACACATTTGGTTTTGGCGTAAATCACGACCCGAGG GTTCTCAAGGCAATCGCAGATAATAGCATTGAAGGAACTTTCTCAGACGTTCAAAACACAGACAACTTGAGCATAGCGTTTTCTCAGTGTTTGGCTGGTCTTCTCACCCGAGTTGTTGAGGACCTCAAGTTGACAGTCACCCCACATGAAGACGAATCGACAATAGAGCAAGTGATTGCCGGAAGCTATCCACAATCCAAGGACGATGCCGATGGCTCTGTAACTGTGACCTTTGGTGGTCTCTATGCTAAAGAGGTGCGCAAGGTTATGGTGGACCTTCTTCTCCCTGCTGTTAGTAAGGAACGAGGCGCAGATGTTCTTGATATTACTTTATCATATAG CTTCCAGGGGAGACCGTTTTATGCCCCTCCTGTGACCCTTAATGTAAGCCGCACTCGAGCATCTGCAGATGAGCGAGAGAGGCCAGAGGTGAGAAATGAGGAGACTCGTCTCCTTACTGCAAAGATGATAAAAGAAGCAAGAGTCATGGCTGACGGTAATAAGCTTGATGATGCTCGAGACAAGCTAGTTGAAGCCCAGAACTCATTGGAAGATGTGGATGATGAATCTAGTCCATTGATTGAGATGCTGAGGTCCGAGTTGCAGCAACTCTTGAAATTGATGAAATCCCAAGAAATTTACGAAAAGCAAGGGCGTCCATTTGCACTTTCCTCTGAGACTTCTCACAATCGCCAGCGTTTTGCTGCAAGAGGTGATATAGAAAGCCTGCGGCTATTTGCCACTCCTCGGATGGACAAATACCTTGAGCAAGCAAAGTCATTTGATGAGGATCCCAGCAAGCCACTGCCCTCAGTAGATGAGGATGTGAAGGAAGAAATCGCTGCCAATCCCCTAGGTCCCATCGCTGGTGCTCTTAGCTTCTACATTCAGTCAGCCATTCAGTCTCTGCAAGCCattgaaaaaataatcaatAGAGGCCTTTGA